Proteins from a single region of Selenomonadales bacterium:
- a CDS encoding 2-oxoacid:acceptor oxidoreductase subunit alpha, with amino-acid sequence MNILIGGAAGQGIDTLAHFLGRNFTRAGAGVHLCKDYMSRVRGGHNFSLLRVESATPEAPLAHVDLLVALNEETYRTHSRRLTANAQIIFDPAASTLPPAETRGVPVSLHALARTAGGAVLASTVAAGAVLSLLGEPIEEAQKLLGELYTTPLLEQNIAALSAGYLAAAPYQRSEQTLPKQTLAAERLFIDGNSAVGMAALASGCRFVSAYPMTPATGVVSYLAAKQDAYDLVVEQAEDEIAAINMVLGASFAGARSLTCTSGGGFALMAEGLSLAGVMEVPIVILLAMRPGPATGLPTRTEQGDLNFAIFSGHGEFPRAVLAATSLEDAFYRLNKAFDLADKYQMPVIFLTDQYFADSARSIPPYDFSRLVYERHLTPAELTERPYQRYRYTPDGISPRALPGQYAGEVVLADSHEHEEHGFIAEDVETRLGMTDKRMRRMEAVREEMDEPEFYGHTDAEVLLIGWGSTHGAIREAVDMLCGQEIRAAMLHFQDLWPLRLETVGTLLPKAQVSFCIENNATGQFAALLRRESGLSVQHSLLKFDGRPFTAADIVGEVNNYV; translated from the coding sequence ATGAACATCCTAATCGGTGGAGCGGCCGGGCAAGGGATAGATACGCTTGCCCACTTTCTGGGGCGGAACTTTACTCGAGCCGGAGCCGGTGTCCACCTCTGCAAAGACTATATGTCCCGCGTGCGCGGCGGGCACAACTTTAGCTTGCTGCGCGTAGAAAGTGCTACGCCTGAGGCACCTTTGGCCCATGTCGACTTACTGGTGGCGCTAAACGAGGAAACATACAGAACGCACAGCCGCCGCCTTACAGCGAACGCCCAGATTATCTTTGACCCAGCGGCTTCTACCCTGCCGCCTGCGGAAACACGCGGGGTGCCGGTCTCGCTCCACGCGCTGGCCCGCACAGCCGGCGGAGCCGTGCTAGCCAGCACGGTTGCGGCCGGAGCGGTGCTATCCCTCCTCGGCGAACCGATAGAGGAGGCACAAAAGTTGCTAGGCGAGTTATACACTACTCCTCTCCTGGAACAAAACATAGCGGCACTTAGCGCGGGGTACCTTGCTGCGGCACCCTACCAAAGAAGCGAGCAAACTCTGCCTAAGCAGACTCTAGCCGCAGAGCGGCTCTTTATTGACGGGAACTCGGCTGTGGGTATGGCGGCCCTCGCTAGTGGCTGTCGCTTTGTCTCCGCGTACCCGATGACGCCGGCTACCGGGGTTGTGTCCTATCTTGCGGCCAAACAGGATGCATACGACTTGGTAGTCGAGCAAGCCGAGGACGAAATCGCCGCCATCAACATGGTGCTTGGGGCGTCGTTTGCCGGCGCGCGCTCTCTCACCTGCACCTCGGGCGGTGGTTTTGCGCTGATGGCCGAGGGGCTCTCGCTTGCCGGCGTTATGGAGGTACCGATTGTAATTTTGCTGGCCATGCGCCCGGGCCCGGCCACCGGACTCCCGACGCGCACGGAACAAGGCGATTTGAACTTTGCCATTTTCAGCGGCCACGGCGAGTTCCCGCGCGCGGTGCTGGCGGCAACTTCGCTCGAAGACGCTTTTTATCGGCTGAACAAAGCGTTTGACCTGGCGGACAAGTACCAAATGCCGGTAATTTTCCTTACCGACCAGTACTTTGCCGACAGTGCGCGTTCGATTCCTCCCTATGATTTCTCGCGCCTAGTGTATGAACGCCACTTGACTCCGGCGGAATTAACCGAACGGCCATATCAGCGCTATCGTTATACCCCTGATGGGATATCGCCGCGGGCGTTGCCCGGGCAGTATGCGGGCGAAGTTGTTTTGGCAGACAGCCATGAACACGAAGAACACGGGTTTATTGCCGAGGACGTCGAGACGCGCCTAGGCATGACCGACAAGCGAATGCGCCGCATGGAAGCTGTGCGTGAGGAAATGGATGAACCCGAGTTTTACGGCCACACCGACGCCGAAGTCCTGCTAATTGGGTGGGGTTCAACGCACGGCGCTATCCGCGAGGCAGTCGACATGCTATGTGGGCAAGAAATAAGAGCCGCGATGCTCCACTTTCAAGATTTGTGGCCGCTCCGGCTCGAAACAGTCGGCACGCTTCTGCCAAAGGCACAGGTGAGCTTCTGCA
- a CDS encoding glutamine--tRNA ligase/YqeY domain fusion protein, with the protein MISQDIAAGKNGGRVHTRFPPEPNGWLHIGHAFAVNLNYGLAQSYSGKFNLRFDDTNPLKEEQEFVDSIMADVRWLGADWEDRLFFASDYFEQKYDFAVYLIKQGLAFVDDLSAEEMRAYRGTLTEPGKESPYRNRSVDENLDLFARMRAGEFADGSRTLRAKIDMQSPNLNLRDPALYRIRHAHHHRTKDEWCIYPMYDYSHPIGDYLEGITHSLCSLEYADHRPLYDWVVKHMANAFPTEGHPEQTEFGRVSLSYTVMSKRKLRRLVEEGHVAGWDDPRLPTIAGLRRRGYTPSAIRAFCALCGVARKSVVMDLAVLEHCVREELNAHAPRAMAVLRPLKVVIENYPAEQVEWLELENNPEDPQAGTRLLPFSREIYIEREDFMEVPIKKFHRLTLGGEVRLKGAYIIRCERVTKDPATGEITELHCTYDPASKSGGAESGRKVKGTSHWVSLSHAVEAQVRLYDTLFSKADPEDLPEGEEFTSCLNPTSLVVLRDCKLEPSLASAAPGSRHQFLRQGYFYADPASNSSGQLVFNRIVGLKDTWARA; encoded by the coding sequence ATGATAAGCCAAGACATCGCCGCGGGAAAGAACGGCGGCCGGGTACATACTCGCTTCCCGCCGGAGCCAAACGGCTGGCTGCATATCGGGCATGCCTTTGCCGTAAACCTTAACTACGGGCTGGCGCAAAGCTACAGCGGCAAGTTTAACCTGCGCTTTGACGATACTAACCCCTTAAAAGAGGAGCAGGAGTTTGTAGACTCAATTATGGCCGACGTCAGGTGGCTGGGCGCAGACTGGGAGGACAGGCTGTTTTTTGCGTCCGACTACTTTGAGCAGAAGTACGATTTTGCCGTATACCTCATAAAGCAGGGACTGGCCTTTGTCGACGACCTTTCGGCAGAAGAGATGCGCGCGTACCGCGGGACTCTGACCGAGCCGGGAAAGGAGAGTCCCTACCGCAACAGGTCGGTGGACGAAAACTTAGACCTTTTCGCGCGCATGCGCGCCGGGGAGTTCGCCGACGGCAGCCGCACTCTGCGCGCCAAGATAGACATGCAGAGTCCGAACCTAAACCTGCGCGACCCGGCGCTCTACCGCATTCGGCATGCGCACCATCACCGCACTAAAGACGAGTGGTGCATTTATCCGATGTACGACTACTCGCATCCCATCGGCGATTACCTAGAGGGGATTACGCATTCACTCTGTTCACTCGAATACGCCGACCACCGTCCGCTCTACGACTGGGTGGTTAAGCATATGGCAAACGCCTTCCCGACTGAAGGGCATCCGGAGCAGACGGAGTTTGGCCGCGTAAGCTTATCCTACACCGTTATGAGCAAGCGCAAGCTCAGACGCCTGGTGGAGGAAGGTCACGTAGCCGGGTGGGACGACCCACGCCTGCCGACCATTGCGGGACTCCGCCGCCGCGGCTACACGCCATCCGCCATCCGCGCGTTTTGCGCTCTGTGCGGTGTGGCGCGCAAGAGTGTGGTTATGGACCTTGCCGTACTTGAGCACTGCGTCCGTGAAGAGCTTAACGCTCATGCGCCGCGCGCTATGGCCGTGCTGAGGCCGCTTAAAGTAGTCATAGAAAACTATCCGGCAGAGCAAGTAGAGTGGCTAGAGCTAGAGAACAACCCCGAGGATCCGCAAGCCGGAACGCGCCTGCTCCCCTTTTCCCGGGAAATTTATATTGAGCGCGAAGATTTCATGGAAGTGCCTATCAAGAAGTTTCATCGCTTAACGCTTGGCGGCGAAGTGCGCCTAAAAGGGGCTTACATTATCCGCTGCGAGCGCGTTACCAAGGACCCCGCCACCGGCGAGATTACCGAACTCCACTGCACCTACGACCCTGCCAGCAAGAGCGGAGGCGCAGAGAGTGGGCGCAAAGTAAAAGGGACTTCCCACTGGGTGTCCTTGTCGCATGCGGTAGAGGCACAAGTGCGGCTCTACGATACACTTTTCAGTAAAGCCGACCCCGAGGACCTACCCGAAGGCGAAGAATTTACCTCTTGCCTTAATCCTACCTCGCTCGTGGTCCTCCGCGACTGCAAGCTAGAACCCTCGCTCGCATCTGCAGCCCCGGGCAGCAGACACCAGTTTCTGCGCCAAGGGTATTTCTACGCCGACCCTGCGTCTAACTCGTCTGGGCAACTCGTCTTTAACCGCATCGTCGGGCTAAAAGACACTTGGGCGAGGGCGTAG
- a CDS encoding adenylosuccinate synthase, with product MITIPIRAVVGAQWGDEGKGKIVDLLAQQADYVIRYQGGANAGHTVVNEYGKFALHLVPCGIFNRETVNIIGTGTVIDLDELVKELDMLTSRGISTERLYISNRAHLSVPSYAQLERMAEESRGERKQGSTLRGISPAYAAKALRLGIQMGELKDWGRLEPKLRELLAACDDLLVKLYDAKPLAADRELIVERYAAYAKRLAPYIGDTLSLVSLAVKQDKDILLEGQLGTMRDLDWGIYPYVTSSNPLPGGACAGAGIPPQRITSVLGVVKAFSTCVGAGPFPTEQDNETGRYLREVGHEYGATTGRPRRIGWLDAVALRYAAALNGFTELAVTKLDTLDGLPMLKVCVGYKLDGHHIDYMPLTADLYRVEPIYEEMPGWQQPTSSVQSFAALPQAAQDYVRLIEGYLNAPARLISVGPEREATFLR from the coding sequence GTGATCACCATTCCTATAAGAGCCGTCGTCGGTGCGCAATGGGGTGACGAAGGTAAGGGCAAAATAGTCGACTTGCTGGCCCAGCAGGCTGACTACGTCATCCGCTATCAAGGCGGAGCTAATGCAGGCCACACCGTGGTTAACGAGTATGGCAAGTTTGCGTTGCATCTTGTGCCGTGTGGCATTTTTAACAGAGAGACCGTCAACATTATCGGCACGGGCACAGTTATAGACCTTGACGAGTTAGTCAAGGAATTAGACATGCTAACAAGCCGCGGGATTAGCACGGAGAGGCTCTACATTTCTAATCGCGCCCACTTATCTGTCCCTTCATATGCGCAACTTGAGCGCATGGCCGAGGAAAGCCGCGGTGAGCGCAAACAAGGCTCTACGCTTAGGGGTATTTCGCCCGCCTATGCGGCGAAGGCCTTGCGTCTTGGGATTCAGATGGGTGAGCTTAAAGACTGGGGGCGACTGGAGCCGAAGTTGCGGGAGCTACTTGCCGCCTGTGACGACCTGTTAGTTAAGCTCTATGACGCCAAACCACTTGCGGCAGACAGAGAGCTAATAGTAGAGCGTTACGCTGCGTACGCCAAGCGACTTGCCCCTTACATTGGAGACACCCTGTCGTTAGTCTCCCTGGCTGTTAAGCAAGACAAAGACATCTTGCTCGAGGGGCAGCTGGGCACGATGCGCGACTTAGACTGGGGCATATACCCGTATGTGACTTCATCTAACCCCCTGCCGGGCGGGGCCTGCGCCGGTGCAGGCATACCCCCGCAGCGCATTACGTCTGTGCTTGGCGTCGTCAAGGCCTTTTCCACCTGTGTGGGCGCAGGGCCTTTCCCCACCGAGCAAGACAACGAAACAGGGCGCTACCTGCGGGAAGTCGGGCACGAGTACGGAGCGACAACCGGCCGTCCCCGGCGCATCGGGTGGCTTGACGCGGTTGCTTTGCGCTATGCCGCAGCGCTAAACGGCTTTACCGAGCTGGCAGTCACTAAGCTAGACACCCTAGACGGCCTCCCGATGCTTAAGGTATGTGTCGGCTACAAACTAGACGGCCACCACATAGACTATATGCCTCTTACGGCAGACCTCTATCGTGTGGAGCCCATCTATGAAGAAATGCCGGGGTGGCAGCAGCCCACATCTTCTGTACAAAGCTTCGCGGCACTGCCGCAAGCCGCGCAGGACTACGTGCGGCTGATTGAAGGGTATCTAAACGCGCCGGCGCGGCTTATCTCAGTCGGGCCGGAACGGGAAGCGACATTTCTCAGGTAA
- a CDS encoding histidine phosphatase family protein, protein MLTVLLVRHGETDHNKNNIMQGHLDVPLNETGRAQAKHLARYLAARYPIEHIYSSPLMRAYSTAEIIAAKQHCPITAVAELRELDVGLWQGLTLEQGRVTHPTIWENLHADTLYTRRPSGESYWDLYQRTTSWLEDKVAQLETGTICLVTHGGCVRTLLAYALSAPPELFSFASALTVDNTGLTVLHYKPTPRRWQVRTVNASCHLQLGET, encoded by the coding sequence ATGCTGACGGTTCTCCTAGTGCGACATGGCGAAACAGACCATAACAAGAACAATATTATGCAGGGGCATCTTGATGTACCGCTTAACGAGACAGGGCGGGCACAGGCTAAGCATCTCGCGCGCTACCTCGCCGCGCGCTACCCTATAGAGCATATCTACAGCAGCCCCTTGATGCGAGCGTATTCCACGGCGGAGATTATTGCCGCCAAACAGCATTGCCCCATTACGGCGGTAGCCGAACTCAGGGAGCTTGACGTAGGTCTCTGGCAGGGGCTTACGCTCGAACAAGGGCGCGTCACGCACCCGACCATTTGGGAGAACCTACACGCCGACACGCTCTACACGCGGCGACCTAGCGGCGAATCCTATTGGGACCTCTACCAGCGCACAACTAGTTGGTTAGAGGATAAGGTCGCACAGCTTGAAACGGGCACCATCTGCCTCGTTACGCACGGCGGCTGCGTGCGCACTCTGCTCGCCTACGCTTTGTCCGCGCCGCCTGAGCTGTTCTCTTTTGCCTCCGCACTTACCGTGGACAACACCGGCCTAACGGTGCTGCACTACAAACCCACACCGCGCCGTTGGCAAGTGCGTACGGTTAACGCCTCTTGCCACCTTCAGCTAGGCGAAACGTAA
- a CDS encoding diguanylate cyclase, producing the protein MAAVSRGRRFYVALIVLAIGLPLLATTVMYAVFSSRVTEDAYTIAQKRVNRVAREVGQWLDVQARGVELAAAQIALMDEGTSEAELLTLLRGVLSASPALRSVYYGTADNRMLNASGWVAPPGWDLRLRPWYIKATGTRGLVFTDPFLNASGDAMIVTVAQAVHSAEGSLLGVVGADIELSTIARFLVDTPITRHSASLLYNGGNLITSARDTLDDSLLAVVERNLPFTGSGQEYVGTGWLRDRMLYVPVPRVGWHLVAYVPWEDFFPHARTLWMYVALIGVSGVGLMLGLASFYYGQVSAPLLALERTINSLHIKEDCFDRIPPVNRPGRFAALVNSINDLLDRAQSYYLEVHTAKVEMEAMNARLEVAVTEERESRNELEIRQGYWRALFENAQDAIALVDLSCTIIAANAAFLRLFEWKGEDVIGRDIDLLVASHRLDEARFLSSQTTVGIANFLTARLTSSGQEIDVEISIVPIRALGHVEGAYAIYRDVRSRRAAEREMQKLSQYDQLTGVYNRAYFDNSLRNLEQSGAVPISLLLGDTNGLKLVNDAFGHALGDEVLRLSADALRACARPGDIVARVGGDEFAMILPNTTEAEAEALALCVEAECRERSEGLRQLSLAFGVSCKTAVTDNLFGLFVQAEDRMYRRKLREGKSVRGSLITSLMQALEEKTRDTTAHSDRMGDLARDLARRLGASGSDLDDIYMLATLHDIGKIGVPDHILNKPSQLSPEEWEIMKKHSEIGYRIASATVELAHLAEGILHHHERWDGTGYPYALAGEDIPWPAQIISVVDAYDAMTNPRAYRGALTHTDALLCIRAGSGKQFAPHVAEAFLAMMAELN; encoded by the coding sequence GTGGCAGCAGTGTCGAGAGGCAGAAGATTTTACGTGGCGTTGATTGTCTTGGCAATCGGCTTACCGCTGTTGGCGACAACAGTGATGTACGCCGTTTTTTCTTCCCGCGTGACGGAAGATGCCTATACAATCGCCCAGAAGCGCGTAAACCGCGTAGCGAGAGAGGTAGGTCAATGGCTAGATGTACAGGCGCGCGGCGTGGAGTTGGCTGCGGCGCAGATTGCCTTAATGGATGAAGGGACAAGCGAGGCAGAACTGCTTACACTCCTCCGCGGCGTGCTTAGCGCTTCACCGGCACTGCGTTCCGTATACTACGGCACGGCCGATAATCGCATGCTTAACGCTTCGGGCTGGGTTGCGCCCCCGGGTTGGGACTTGCGCCTGCGCCCTTGGTATATTAAGGCGACCGGCACGCGCGGCCTTGTCTTCACGGATCCGTTCCTTAACGCCAGCGGCGACGCCATGATTGTCACCGTCGCTCAGGCCGTGCACTCCGCAGAGGGGAGTCTCTTAGGGGTAGTCGGAGCCGACATCGAGCTTAGCACAATCGCCAGATTCCTCGTAGATACCCCAATCACCCGCCACAGCGCGTCGCTTCTCTATAACGGCGGCAATCTCATTACCAGTGCGCGCGATACTTTGGACGACTCCTTGTTAGCGGTGGTAGAGCGCAACCTGCCCTTTACCGGCAGCGGGCAGGAGTACGTGGGCACAGGCTGGCTACGAGACAGAATGCTCTATGTCCCCGTGCCCCGGGTAGGGTGGCATCTAGTGGCCTACGTCCCCTGGGAGGACTTCTTTCCGCACGCGCGGACCCTCTGGATGTACGTGGCGCTCATTGGCGTATCAGGCGTCGGCCTAATGCTTGGTTTGGCGTCCTTCTATTACGGACAAGTCTCCGCGCCGCTCCTAGCGCTTGAAAGAACGATTAACTCACTGCACATAAAGGAAGACTGCTTTGACCGCATTCCGCCGGTTAACCGACCGGGGCGATTCGCCGCGCTGGTCAACAGCATAAACGATTTGCTAGACCGCGCCCAATCGTATTACCTCGAAGTGCACACGGCCAAGGTAGAAATGGAAGCGATGAACGCGCGCCTAGAAGTAGCCGTAACCGAAGAACGAGAGTCGCGCAACGAACTGGAAATAAGGCAAGGCTACTGGCGGGCACTGTTTGAGAACGCGCAAGATGCCATCGCGTTAGTAGATTTATCGTGCACCATTATTGCCGCCAATGCGGCTTTTCTGCGTCTATTTGAGTGGAAAGGCGAAGATGTAATAGGTCGGGATATTGATCTGCTTGTTGCTTCCCATAGGCTAGATGAGGCGCGTTTTCTTTCGTCGCAGACGACGGTAGGCATAGCTAACTTCCTCACTGCACGTCTTACCAGTTCCGGGCAGGAAATAGACGTTGAGATTTCTATCGTGCCTATCCGCGCTTTAGGTCACGTAGAGGGTGCCTACGCCATCTACCGCGATGTGCGCTCGCGCCGCGCGGCCGAACGTGAAATGCAAAAGCTCAGTCAGTACGACCAGCTTACCGGTGTGTATAACCGCGCTTACTTTGACAATAGCTTACGCAACTTAGAACAGAGCGGCGCAGTACCTATCAGTCTGCTCCTAGGCGACACTAACGGTTTGAAACTGGTCAACGACGCTTTTGGGCACGCTTTGGGCGACGAGGTGCTGCGGCTGTCGGCGGACGCTTTACGTGCCTGCGCTCGCCCGGGAGATATCGTGGCGCGCGTCGGCGGGGATGAGTTCGCCATGATTTTGCCTAACACCACGGAAGCAGAAGCCGAGGCGCTCGCTCTGTGTGTCGAAGCCGAGTGCCGCGAACGGAGCGAAGGGCTCAGGCAGTTAAGTCTTGCCTTCGGTGTCAGCTGCAAAACTGCAGTGACGGATAACCTCTTCGGGCTTTTCGTGCAAGCCGAAGACCGCATGTATCGCCGCAAACTGCGCGAGGGCAAGAGCGTGCGCGGCTCGCTTATTACCAGTCTGATGCAAGCGCTAGAAGAGAAGACGCGCGACACCACCGCTCACAGCGACCGCATGGGAGACCTAGCACGCGACTTGGCTAGGCGCCTAGGCGCATCCGGCAGCGACCTCGACGACATTTATATGCTGGCAACACTGCACGATATCGGCAAGATTGGCGTGCCCGACCATATACTAAACAAGCCTAGCCAGTTGTCGCCAGAAGAATGGGAGATCATGAAGAAGCACAGCGAGATTGGCTATCGCATTGCCAGCGCTACAGTTGAGCTGGCGCATTTGGCGGAGGGGATCTTGCACCACCACGAGCGCTGGGACGGCACGGGCTACCCTTACGCCTTAGCCGGCGAAGACATACCCTGGCCCGCACAGATTATCTCGGTAGTAGACGCCTATGACGCCATGACTAACCCTCGCGCCTATCGCGGCGCCCTAACGCACACGGACGCCCTTCTGTGCATTCGCGCGGGAAGCGGCAAGCAGTTCGCTCCACATGTTGCCGAAGCCTTTTTGGCGATGATGGCGGAACTTAACTAA
- a CDS encoding C39 family peptidase, with protein sequence MISFRLIDLSLAVLAVIFVALLALLGLYYVGNAASSEPDIPGGLVAESQEQEPEVPHNESPPAIRPALVTGSLVYIENAPLFSQHPRWPTGCEVVALAKLAEFYGVQKSVDEWITQLPQGSLFWRDGRLHGPDPREMFVGSPYNRNSYGVYHQPLLLMLEPYFGDRVINMTERPWEEYEAMVRAGNPIAVWGTISNLPVLRTDAWITPQGDIHHWNGNQHAMLLVGFSDTSVLVNDPWTGTLRRFDKAVFQQRWKALGRQGIAIAPR encoded by the coding sequence GTGATTAGCTTTAGGCTTATTGATTTGTCGCTAGCGGTCCTCGCCGTCATATTTGTCGCTCTACTGGCGCTACTTGGCCTGTACTATGTGGGGAACGCCGCGAGTAGCGAGCCTGATATCCCAGGCGGACTCGTCGCCGAGAGCCAAGAGCAAGAACCAGAGGTGCCGCATAACGAGTCGCCTCCGGCTATTAGACCAGCGCTTGTTACTGGTTCGCTTGTATACATAGAGAACGCCCCGCTCTTTTCTCAGCACCCCCGCTGGCCAACCGGGTGTGAAGTAGTGGCGTTGGCCAAACTCGCGGAGTTCTACGGAGTGCAAAAGAGCGTGGATGAGTGGATAACACAATTGCCGCAAGGGTCTCTTTTCTGGCGGGATGGCCGGTTACACGGTCCCGACCCGCGCGAGATGTTTGTGGGAAGCCCATATAACAGAAACAGCTACGGCGTGTATCATCAGCCGTTGCTGCTTATGTTGGAGCCTTATTTTGGTGACCGCGTCATCAACATGACTGAGCGCCCTTGGGAGGAATACGAAGCCATGGTGCGCGCCGGCAACCCCATCGCGGTGTGGGGCACGATCTCTAACTTGCCTGTGCTCCGCACAGACGCTTGGATTACCCCGCAGGGAGATATCCATCACTGGAACGGAAACCAGCATGCGATGCTACTCGTTGGGTTTAGCGATACCAGTGTGCTGGTAAACGACCCTTGGACGGGAACGCTGCGGCGCTTCGACAAGGCGGTCTTTCAGCAGCGCTGGAAAGCGCTCGGGCGGCAGGGGATAGCGATAGCGCCGCGGTAG
- a CDS encoding purine-binding chemotaxis protein CheW → MQIVIFSVGADSYAIEALSVQEILRKPTALAIPEAPAHIVGVIDFRGANIPLVNLGHLLGHPERAESEQAVVLTAGGMSAAFQVDEVEDVLNVPNHALDTASATLAGSTSITKAVVRLKERMLVLLDPARLLGKAL, encoded by the coding sequence ATGCAGATAGTTATTTTCTCGGTGGGAGCGGATTCCTACGCCATAGAGGCGCTAAGCGTGCAGGAAATACTGCGCAAACCTACAGCACTGGCTATTCCCGAGGCTCCGGCACACATTGTGGGCGTCATCGATTTTCGCGGCGCAAATATCCCGCTGGTTAATCTCGGGCATCTGCTCGGACACCCAGAGAGGGCCGAGTCTGAACAAGCCGTTGTGCTTACCGCAGGCGGCATGTCAGCTGCGTTCCAAGTCGACGAAGTCGAAGACGTGCTCAATGTGCCAAATCATGCCCTAGACACGGCTTCGGCTACACTCGCGGGTTCGACCTCGATAACAAAAGCCGTGGTGCGGCTGAAAGAGCGCATGCTGGTGCTACTTGACCCCGCGCGCCTGCTCGGGAAAGCGCTTTGA
- a CDS encoding IclR family transcriptional regulator gives MAIANTFDKGLKILELFTLEKPRLTLRDVAERSGLTKPTALRMLNTLEANGYLMRDRSKAYCLGLRFLELANAVTERLDIRHAALVHMDELLLKVDQAVNLVIRDGYDGVYIEKRETSHPVRMYTRIGRRAPLYAGACPRALIAFLPEKDLQELLPKLSIVPFTPSTPKDAADLAERIKRERALGYCFSQGELFEGSSAIAMPVRDHTRKVVGAVSIAGPSASFNEEKLDYMVKHLSRCAEDISRDMGYVVRKGI, from the coding sequence ATGGCTATAGCCAACACCTTCGACAAGGGACTTAAGATTTTGGAGCTTTTTACGCTTGAGAAGCCGCGCCTGACACTGCGTGACGTCGCCGAGCGCTCCGGCCTGACTAAGCCCACGGCTTTACGCATGCTTAACACACTCGAAGCCAACGGGTACCTGATGCGCGACAGGAGCAAGGCCTACTGCCTAGGATTGCGCTTCCTAGAGCTAGCCAACGCAGTCACCGAACGGTTAGACATTCGCCACGCAGCCTTAGTGCATATGGACGAGCTGTTGCTTAAGGTAGACCAAGCCGTCAATCTAGTTATTCGCGACGGTTACGACGGAGTATATATTGAGAAGCGGGAAACCAGCCACCCCGTGCGCATGTACACGCGCATTGGCAGGCGCGCGCCGCTTTATGCCGGGGCGTGCCCTCGCGCCCTCATTGCTTTCCTGCCGGAGAAGGACCTGCAGGAGCTGCTGCCTAAGCTGTCCATCGTGCCCTTTACCCCGAGTACTCCCAAAGACGCTGCCGACCTTGCGGAGCGCATCAAGCGCGAGCGCGCCTTAGGGTACTGCTTTAGTCAGGGAGAGCTGTTTGAAGGCTCGTCGGCCATTGCTATGCCGGTACGCGACCATACGCGCAAAGTCGTGGGCGCTGTAAGCATTGCCGGACCGAGTGCTAGTTTCAACGAAGAAAAGCTCGACTACATGGTCAAACACCTGTCGCGTTGTGCCGAAGACATTTCGCGGGATATGGGTTATGTCGTGAGAAAGGGGATTTGA
- a CDS encoding LamB/YcsF family protein, translated as MHVDINCDMAESFGPYSLGQDELIMPHITSANIACGFHAGDPSFMQKTVALAKTHGVRVGAHPGYPDLAGFGRRYMAMTPNEVYDAVVYQIGALLGVARTQRTEVTHVKVHGALYNAAAVDARLAAAIARAVRDVDSALWLVGMGGSKLIDEGLAAGLAVAREVFADRAYQADGALVPRGNPGAVYTDVNLVVRQALDMVTRGFVTAVTGERIAVTADTICVHGDSPHALQFVSAMRKALGEAGVAFSPLGGR; from the coding sequence ATCCATGTAGATATAAACTGCGACATGGCCGAAAGCTTTGGCCCCTATTCACTTGGACAGGACGAACTCATTATGCCGCATATCACGAGCGCCAATATTGCCTGTGGATTTCACGCGGGGGACCCGTCGTTTATGCAGAAGACTGTAGCCCTCGCCAAGACCCACGGCGTGCGCGTGGGTGCGCACCCCGGTTACCCAGACTTGGCTGGCTTTGGACGGAGATATATGGCCATGACCCCTAACGAGGTCTATGATGCGGTTGTGTATCAAATCGGGGCCTTGCTTGGCGTAGCCCGCACGCAGAGGACGGAGGTTACGCATGTCAAGGTGCACGGCGCACTCTACAATGCGGCCGCGGTTGATGCGCGGTTAGCCGCCGCGATTGCGCGCGCAGTAAGGGACGTCGACAGCGCGCTGTGGCTGGTAGGTATGGGCGGTTCGAAACTTATCGACGAGGGCCTCGCGGCCGGACTCGCCGTAGCGCGCGAGGTGTTTGCCGACCGCGCTTATCAGGCGGACGGCGCGTTGGTGCCGCGCGGCAACCCGGGTGCAGTCTACACGGATGTAAACCTGGTAGTTCGGCAAGCCTTAGATATGGTCACGCGCGGGTTCGTCACCGCCGTCACCGGCGAGCGGATAGCCGTAACCGCCGACACTATCTGCGTGCACGGGGACAGCCCGCACGCCCTGCAGTTTGTGAGCGCCATGCGTAAGGCACTAGGTGAGGCAGGAGTTGCCTTTAGTCCGTTAGGGGGGCGCTGA